A window of Streptomyces marispadix contains these coding sequences:
- a CDS encoding NUDIX domain-containing protein encodes MTRNTLPEAYGKHIADAPEAWEVTATALPFEGAKTGVRTDDVVMPDGSVVRRDYQVHPGSVAVLALDEDDRVLVLSQYRHPVREKLWEIPAGLLDVPGENPLRAAQRELYEEAHVKAGDWRVLTDVYTTPGGSDEAVRIFLARDIGAADGERFEVSEEEADMELARVPVPDLVRGVLAGELHNNCLVVGVLALTAARSGPGLDSLRPADAPWPARPFEN; translated from the coding sequence ATGACGCGGAACACGCTGCCGGAGGCTTACGGAAAGCACATCGCCGACGCCCCCGAGGCATGGGAAGTCACCGCCACCGCGCTCCCGTTCGAGGGCGCGAAGACCGGAGTGCGCACCGACGACGTCGTCATGCCGGACGGCTCGGTCGTACGCCGCGACTACCAGGTGCACCCCGGTTCCGTGGCGGTGCTCGCCCTCGACGAGGACGACCGGGTGCTGGTGCTCAGCCAGTACCGCCACCCCGTGCGGGAGAAGCTGTGGGAGATCCCGGCCGGACTCCTCGACGTCCCCGGTGAGAACCCGCTGCGCGCCGCACAGCGGGAGTTGTACGAGGAGGCGCACGTCAAGGCCGGTGACTGGCGCGTGCTCACCGACGTCTACACCACGCCCGGCGGTTCCGACGAGGCCGTACGCATCTTCCTCGCCCGCGACATCGGCGCGGCCGACGGGGAGCGCTTCGAAGTCTCCGAGGAGGAGGCCGACATGGAGCTGGCACGCGTGCCCGTGCCCGATCTGGTGCGCGGCGTGCTGGCGGGGGAGCTGCACAACAACTGCCTGGTGGTGGGCGTTCTGGCCCTCACCGCCGCCCGTTCCGGTCCCGGTCTGGACTCGCTGCGTCCCGCGGACGCGCCCTGGCCGGCCCGCCCGTTCGAGAACTAG
- the ald gene encoding alanine dehydrogenase: protein MRVGIPREVKNNEFRVAITPAGAHELVRNGHQVVVEHGAGIGSSIPDEEYVAAGATVLGSADEVWATADMLLKVKEPVAEEYGRLRKDQTLFTYLHLAASKECTDALLESGTTAIAYETVETAGRALPLLAPMSEVAGRIAPQVGAYHLMRSAGGRGVLPGGVPGVPAGRAVVIGGGVSGWNAAQIAIGLGFHVTLLDKDVNKLREADRIFGTKVSTVASNAYELERAVLEADLVIGAVLIPGAKAPKLVSNDLVRRMKPGSVLVDIAIDQGGCFEDSRPTTHAEPTFQVHESVFYCVANMPGAVPSTSTYALTNATLPYIVELAGCGWREALRRDATLAKGLNVHDGEVFYGPVAEAHGLGSRELGTLLG, encoded by the coding sequence GTGAGAGTCGGCATCCCCCGCGAGGTCAAGAACAACGAGTTCCGCGTGGCCATCACCCCGGCCGGTGCGCACGAACTCGTACGCAACGGACACCAGGTCGTCGTGGAGCATGGAGCCGGGATCGGCTCCTCCATCCCGGACGAGGAGTACGTCGCAGCCGGAGCCACCGTTCTCGGCTCGGCCGACGAGGTCTGGGCCACCGCCGACATGCTGCTGAAGGTCAAGGAGCCGGTCGCCGAGGAGTACGGGCGGCTGCGCAAGGACCAGACGCTGTTCACGTATCTCCACCTGGCCGCCTCCAAGGAGTGCACCGACGCCCTTCTGGAGTCGGGCACCACGGCCATCGCCTACGAGACAGTGGAGACCGCCGGCCGCGCCCTGCCGCTGCTCGCCCCGATGTCCGAGGTCGCGGGCCGTATCGCGCCGCAGGTCGGCGCGTACCACCTGATGCGTTCGGCCGGGGGCCGCGGCGTGCTGCCCGGCGGGGTCCCGGGTGTGCCGGCGGGACGCGCAGTCGTCATCGGCGGCGGCGTCTCCGGCTGGAACGCCGCACAGATCGCCATCGGCCTGGGATTCCACGTCACACTGCTCGACAAGGACGTCAACAAGCTCCGCGAGGCCGACCGCATCTTCGGCACCAAGGTGAGCACGGTCGCCTCCAACGCCTACGAGCTCGAACGTGCCGTACTGGAAGCGGACTTGGTGATCGGCGCGGTGCTGATCCCGGGCGCGAAGGCGCCGAAGCTGGTGAGCAACGACCTGGTGCGGCGCATGAAGCCGGGGAGTGTGCTTGTCGACATCGCGATCGACCAGGGCGGCTGCTTCGAGGACTCACGCCCGACCACGCACGCCGAGCCGACCTTCCAGGTCCACGAGTCGGTGTTCTACTGCGTCGCCAACATGCCCGGCGCGGTGCCCAGTACGTCGACGTACGCGCTGACCAACGCCACGCTGCCCTACATCGTGGAACTCGCCGGATGCGGGTGGCGTGAGGCACTCCGCCGGGACGCCACGCTCGCCAAGGGGCTCAACGTCCATGACGGAGAGGTCTTCTACGGGCCCGTGGCCGAGGCGCACGGACTCGGAAGCCGCGAACTCGGCACGCTGCTGGGCTGA
- a CDS encoding CTP synthase: MPPTSTTTKHLFVTGGVASSLGKGLTASSLGALLKARGLRVTMQKLDPYLNVDPGTMNPFQHGEVFVTNDGAETDLDIGHYERFLDVDLDGSANVTTGQIYSSVIAKERRGDYLGDTVQVIPHITNEIKNRIRRMATDDVDVVITEVGGTVGDIESLPFLEAVRQVRHEVGRENVFVVHISLLPYIGPSGELKTKPTQHSVAALRSIGIQPDGIVLRADREVPRSIKRKISLMCDVDDPAVIACKDAPSIYDIPKVVHAEGLDAYVVRKLDLPFRDVDWTQWDDLLRRVHDPDHEVTVALVGKYIDLPDAYLSVTEALRAGGFANNARVKVKWVTSDDCRTPEGARSRLGDCDAICIPGGFGERGVEGKLSTITYARENRIPLLGLCLGLQCIVVEAARNLAGIEGANSTEFEQGAAHPVVSTMAEQLDIVAGDGDMGGTMRLGLYPAKLAEGSIVREVYGGEPYVEERHRHRYEVNNAYRGELEKKAGLVFSGTSPDNKLVEFLEYPREVHPYLVATQAHPELRSRPTRPHPLFAGLVAAAVARQQGEG, translated from the coding sequence TTGCCGCCCACGTCCACGACGACCAAGCATCTCTTCGTCACGGGGGGTGTGGCCTCCTCGCTCGGCAAGGGGCTCACCGCCTCCAGCCTGGGCGCGCTGCTCAAGGCGCGGGGTCTGCGCGTCACCATGCAGAAGCTGGACCCGTATCTGAACGTCGACCCGGGGACGATGAACCCCTTCCAGCACGGCGAGGTGTTCGTCACCAACGACGGCGCCGAGACCGACCTGGACATCGGGCACTACGAGCGCTTCCTCGACGTCGACCTCGACGGTTCCGCGAACGTCACCACCGGGCAGATCTACTCGTCGGTGATCGCCAAGGAGCGCCGCGGCGACTACCTCGGCGACACCGTGCAGGTCATCCCGCACATCACCAACGAGATCAAGAACCGCATCCGCCGCATGGCCACCGACGACGTGGACGTCGTCATCACGGAGGTCGGCGGCACCGTGGGCGACATCGAGTCCCTGCCGTTCCTGGAGGCCGTCCGGCAGGTGCGCCACGAGGTCGGCCGGGAGAACGTCTTCGTCGTGCACATCTCGCTGCTGCCCTACATCGGCCCGTCCGGCGAGCTGAAGACGAAGCCGACGCAGCACTCCGTGGCGGCGCTGCGCAGCATCGGCATCCAGCCCGACGGCATCGTGCTGCGCGCCGACCGCGAGGTGCCGCGCTCCATCAAGCGCAAGATCTCGCTGATGTGCGACGTGGACGACCCGGCCGTCATCGCCTGCAAGGACGCCCCTTCCATCTACGACATCCCCAAGGTCGTGCACGCGGAGGGCCTCGACGCCTATGTCGTGCGCAAGCTGGACCTGCCGTTCCGCGACGTGGACTGGACGCAGTGGGACGACCTGCTGCGCCGTGTCCACGACCCCGACCACGAGGTGACGGTCGCGCTCGTCGGCAAGTACATCGACCTCCCCGACGCGTATCTCTCGGTCACGGAGGCGCTGCGCGCGGGCGGCTTCGCCAACAACGCCCGCGTGAAGGTCAAGTGGGTCACCTCGGACGACTGCCGCACACCGGAGGGCGCCCGCAGCAGACTCGGCGACTGCGACGCGATCTGCATTCCCGGAGGCTTCGGCGAACGCGGCGTCGAGGGCAAGCTTTCGACCATCACCTACGCACGTGAGAACCGGATTCCGCTTCTCGGTCTCTGCCTGGGTCTTCAGTGCATCGTCGTGGAGGCCGCCCGCAACCTCGCGGGCATCGAGGGCGCCAACTCCACGGAGTTCGAGCAGGGCGCGGCCCACCCCGTCGTCTCCACCATGGCCGAGCAGCTCGACATCGTCGCGGGCGACGGCGACATGGGCGGCACCATGCGGCTCGGGCTCTATCCCGCGAAGCTCGCCGAGGGCTCCATCGTGCGCGAGGTCTACGGCGGCGAACCCTACGTGGAGGAACGCCACCGGCACCGCTACGAGGTCAACAACGCCTACCGCGGCGAGCTGGAGAAGAAGGCCGGGCTGGTCTTCTCCGGCACCTCGCCCGACAACAAGCTGGTGGAGTTCCTGGAGTACCCGCGCGAGGTCCACCCGTATCTCGTCGCCACGCAGGCGCATCCCGAGCTGCGCTCGCGGCCCACGCGCCCGCATCCGCTCTTCGCCGGGCTGGTCGCGGCCGCGGTGGCACGGCAGCAGGGCGAGGGCTGA
- the scpB gene encoding SMC-Scp complex subunit ScpB has protein sequence MKPALEAVLMVVDEPATEEHLAKVLQRRRREISDALRELADEYDRQRRGFELRFVAEGWRFYTRAEFSEAVESFVLDGQQARLTQAALETLAVVAYRQPVSRSRVSAVRGVNCDGVMRTLLQRGLVQEAGAEPETGAILYTTTHYFLERLGLRGLDELPELAPFLPEADAVEGDSQEGVPSFDVDADDGGDAVHDRTQTEH, from the coding sequence CTGAAGCCCGCTCTCGAAGCCGTGCTGATGGTCGTCGACGAACCGGCCACCGAGGAGCACCTGGCGAAGGTGCTCCAGCGCCGCCGCCGTGAGATCTCCGACGCCCTGCGCGAACTCGCCGACGAGTACGACCGGCAGCGGCGCGGCTTCGAGCTGCGGTTCGTCGCCGAGGGCTGGCGCTTCTACACGCGTGCCGAGTTCTCCGAGGCCGTGGAGAGCTTCGTACTGGACGGCCAGCAGGCACGGCTGACCCAGGCCGCCCTGGAGACGCTCGCCGTCGTCGCCTACCGCCAGCCCGTGAGCCGCTCCCGGGTCTCGGCCGTACGAGGAGTCAACTGCGACGGCGTGATGCGTACGCTCCTCCAGCGGGGGCTGGTCCAGGAGGCGGGCGCGGAACCCGAGACGGGTGCGATCCTGTACACGACGACGCATTACTTCCTGGAGCGTCTGGGCCTGAGAGGACTCGACGAGCTTCCGGAGCTGGCGCCCTTCCTTCCCGAGGCGGACGCCGTGGAGGGGGATTCCCAGGAGGGGGTGCCGTCGTTCGACGTAGACGCAGACGACGGCGGCGACGCGGTCCACGACAGAACGCAGACGGAACACTGA
- a CDS encoding ParA family protein: MNESTFSPGGGQPGAPVRGQGSSGSEDVGSVAVRTFAAHQSASPTSTAQQSMDGRQVNAMAGNSAGDESAELADYSDPHRVPYGELPEGHFYDPDADYEPDPEYAATLAPDAARQRRERIGPTGRPLPYFPIPGPVSEPGPAKIIAMCNQKGGVGKTTSAINLGAALAEYGRRVLLVDFDPQGALSVGLGVNPMELELTVYNLLMERGLAPDEVLLKTAVAGMDLLPSNIDLSAAEVQLVSEVARESTLQRALQPLLSDYDFIVIDCQPSLGLLTVNALTAAHKVIVPLECEFFALRGVALLTETIEKVQERLNPELELDGILATMYDSRTVHSREVLARVVEAFDDNVYHTVIGRTVRFPETTVAGEPITTYASNSVGAAAYRQLAREVLARCHAE; encoded by the coding sequence GTGAATGAGTCGACATTTTCTCCCGGGGGTGGTCAACCAGGAGCACCTGTGCGGGGCCAGGGGTCCTCGGGGTCCGAGGATGTCGGCTCCGTAGCTGTCCGCACCTTCGCCGCCCACCAGAGCGCATCACCGACATCAACAGCCCAACAGAGCATGGACGGCCGCCAAGTGAACGCCATGGCCGGGAACTCCGCGGGCGACGAGTCCGCCGAGCTCGCCGACTACAGTGACCCGCACCGCGTCCCCTACGGCGAGCTGCCCGAAGGGCACTTCTACGACCCGGACGCGGACTACGAACCCGACCCCGAGTACGCGGCGACCCTCGCACCCGACGCCGCACGGCAGCGCCGCGAACGGATCGGCCCGACAGGGCGCCCGCTGCCGTACTTCCCGATCCCCGGACCCGTCAGCGAGCCCGGCCCCGCGAAGATCATCGCGATGTGCAACCAGAAGGGCGGCGTGGGCAAGACGACCTCCGCCATCAACCTGGGCGCCGCGCTGGCGGAGTACGGACGTCGCGTGCTGCTCGTCGACTTCGACCCGCAGGGCGCGCTGTCGGTCGGCCTCGGCGTGAATCCGATGGAGCTCGAACTCACGGTCTACAACCTGCTGATGGAGCGCGGTCTGGCACCCGACGAGGTGCTGCTGAAGACCGCCGTCGCGGGGATGGACCTGCTGCCCAGCAACATCGACCTCTCGGCCGCCGAAGTGCAGCTCGTGAGCGAGGTAGCCCGTGAGTCGACGCTTCAGCGCGCCCTGCAACCGCTGCTGAGCGACTACGACTTCATCGTCATCGACTGCCAGCCCTCCCTCGGCCTGCTGACCGTGAACGCGCTCACCGCGGCGCACAAGGTGATCGTGCCGCTGGAGTGCGAGTTCTTCGCGCTGCGCGGCGTCGCCCTGCTCACCGAGACGATCGAGAAGGTCCAGGAACGGCTCAACCCGGAGCTGGAACTCGACGGAATCCTGGCCACGATGTACGACTCACGCACGGTGCACAGCCGCGAGGTGCTGGCCCGCGTCGTCGAGGCGTTCGACGACAACGTCTACCACACCGTCATCGGACGGACCGTCCGCTTCCCGGAGACGACCGTCGCCGGCGAGCCCATCACGACGTACGCCTCCAACTCCGTAGGTGCCGCCGCCTATCGCCAGCTCGCCAGGGAGGTGCTCGCCCGGTGCCACGCCGAGTGA
- a CDS encoding segregation/condensation protein A produces the protein MPTPDDRPEPTPRAARRALGRGPGTPAAGAGDPGAVREAEPEAEVVRDPVAEREAVRQPVVEQGTAPGPEPASGSEAVREPEPETEPGPAHTRERVPEPEPEPDVPVSDGPASHEPADDDEPAAGESSPHDETREDPGTREDPGTREDPGRDGGQDDGRGDGRAGTEDGAEEQPDDGRFKVVLDNFEGPFDLLLQLISKHKLDVTEVALSKVTDEFMAYIHAMGPDYDLDQTTEFLVVASTLLDLKAARLLPAAEVEDEEDLALLEARDLLFARLLQYRAYKEIAGIFAERMAQEAHRHPRTVGLEPHHAELLPEVAISIGPEGFARLAVKAMRPKPKPQVYVEHIHAPLVSVREQAEVVVARLRELGEATFQQLTQDAPDVLTVVARFLALLELFRERAVDLEQEEALGSLTVRWSGEDGKEPLVTDEFDQEPGPQDGDGTHDGEPEPAAGSREEYGRESAPEEELKA, from the coding sequence ATGCCCACTCCTGACGACCGCCCCGAGCCCACGCCCCGCGCCGCCCGCCGCGCCCTGGGGCGCGGGCCGGGCACACCTGCCGCCGGGGCGGGGGACCCGGGGGCCGTGCGGGAGGCCGAGCCCGAGGCGGAGGTCGTACGGGACCCGGTGGCCGAGCGAGAAGCCGTGCGGCAGCCGGTAGTCGAGCAGGGGACCGCGCCCGGGCCGGAACCCGCGTCCGGGTCCGAGGCCGTACGGGAGCCGGAGCCGGAGACCGAACCCGGGCCCGCACACACGCGGGAGCGCGTACCGGAGCCCGAACCCGAGCCGGACGTACCGGTGTCGGACGGACCCGCGTCGCACGAACCGGCGGACGACGACGAGCCCGCCGCCGGTGAATCGTCTCCGCATGACGAGACCCGGGAGGACCCCGGGACCCGGGAGGACCCCGGGACCCGGGAGGACCCCGGCCGGGACGGCGGCCAGGACGACGGCCGGGGCGACGGACGGGCCGGGACCGAGGACGGCGCCGAAGAGCAGCCCGACGACGGGCGGTTCAAGGTCGTACTGGACAACTTCGAGGGTCCCTTCGACCTCCTGCTCCAGCTCATCTCCAAGCACAAGCTGGACGTCACGGAGGTCGCGCTCTCCAAGGTCACCGACGAGTTCATGGCCTACATCCACGCCATGGGCCCCGACTACGACCTCGACCAGACGACCGAATTCCTCGTCGTGGCCTCGACGTTGCTCGATCTCAAAGCCGCGCGGCTGCTGCCCGCCGCGGAGGTCGAGGACGAGGAGGACCTCGCGCTGCTGGAGGCCCGCGACCTGCTCTTCGCCCGCCTGCTCCAGTACCGTGCGTACAAGGAGATCGCCGGGATCTTCGCCGAGCGCATGGCACAGGAGGCGCACCGCCACCCCCGTACGGTCGGCCTCGAACCTCATCACGCCGAGCTGCTGCCCGAAGTCGCCATCAGCATCGGCCCGGAGGGCTTCGCCCGGCTCGCGGTGAAGGCGATGCGGCCGAAGCCGAAGCCGCAGGTGTACGTGGAGCACATCCACGCACCGCTGGTGAGCGTGCGCGAGCAGGCCGAGGTGGTCGTGGCCCGGCTCCGGGAGCTGGGCGAGGCGACCTTCCAGCAGCTCACGCAGGACGCCCCGGACGTCCTCACGGTCGTCGCGCGCTTCCTCGCGCTGCTGGAACTCTTCCGTGAACGTGCCGTGGATCTCGAACAGGAGGAGGCGCTGGGTTCGCTCACCGTCCGCTGGAGCGGCGAGGACGGCAAGGAGCCGCTGGTGACGGACGAGTTCGACCAGGAGCCCGGACCGCAGGACGGGGACGGCACGCACGACGGCGAGCCGGAGCCGGCGGCGGGCTCCCGGGAGGAGTACGGGCGGGAGTCCGCGCCCGAGGAGGAGTTGAAGGCATGA
- a CDS encoding pseudouridine synthase, whose translation MRSSGNTGGNRKNRGTGGRQSPRPAGGGGGRPKRTERPRPEERRYGRGEGPGSASGAGGGKPGARGGGRSGSAPKPGAKSGPKSTAKPGGRPGAKGGRKSGPESAPKSGTARGAAARGVAARNAAKSGPRKVTGSGAPKARARNASAPSRPREYEAQIEERNRARHTKPAAKLPKTFGEQEGERLQKVLARAGMGSRRACEELIEQARVEVNGEIVVEQGLRVDPGKDEIKVDGLTIASQSYVFFALNKPSGVVASMEDPEGRQCLGDYVQNRETRLFHVGRLDTETEGLILLTNHGELAHRLTHPRYGVKKTYLAAIQGPLPRDLGKRLKDGIRLDDGFARADHFRVVENTGKNYLVEVSLHEGRKHIVRRMLSEAGFPVERLVRTRFGPIALGDQKSGWLRRMTNTEVGMLMNEVGL comes from the coding sequence ATGCGAAGCAGCGGCAACACCGGCGGCAACCGTAAGAACAGGGGCACGGGCGGCAGGCAGTCCCCCCGCCCGGCCGGCGGAGGCGGAGGAAGGCCGAAGCGCACGGAGCGCCCGCGCCCGGAGGAACGCCGCTACGGCAGGGGCGAGGGACCCGGCTCCGCGAGCGGCGCCGGAGGCGGCAAGCCCGGCGCACGAGGCGGCGGCCGTAGCGGGAGCGCACCGAAGCCGGGCGCCAAGTCCGGCCCCAAGTCCACTGCCAAGCCCGGCGGTAGGCCCGGCGCCAAGGGCGGCCGCAAGAGCGGCCCCGAGAGCGCCCCGAAGAGCGGCACGGCACGGGGCGCGGCAGCCCGTGGCGTAGCGGCGAGGAACGCCGCCAAGAGCGGACCCCGCAAGGTCACCGGCAGCGGCGCCCCCAAGGCCCGCGCCCGCAACGCGTCAGCGCCCTCGCGTCCCCGCGAGTACGAGGCGCAGATCGAGGAGCGCAACCGCGCCCGCCACACCAAGCCCGCCGCGAAGCTTCCGAAGACCTTCGGCGAGCAGGAGGGCGAGCGCCTCCAGAAGGTGCTGGCACGCGCGGGCATGGGCTCACGGCGTGCGTGCGAGGAGCTGATCGAGCAGGCGAGGGTCGAGGTCAACGGCGAGATCGTCGTCGAGCAGGGCCTCCGGGTGGACCCCGGCAAGGACGAGATCAAGGTCGACGGGCTGACGATCGCCTCCCAGTCGTATGTCTTCTTCGCGCTCAACAAGCCCTCGGGCGTCGTCGCGTCGATGGAGGACCCGGAGGGCCGCCAGTGCCTGGGCGACTACGTCCAGAACCGGGAGACCCGCCTCTTCCACGTCGGCCGCCTCGACACCGAGACCGAGGGGCTGATACTCCTCACCAACCACGGTGAGCTGGCCCACCGCCTCACCCACCCCCGCTACGGCGTGAAGAAGACGTACCTCGCCGCGATCCAGGGCCCGCTACCGCGCGACCTCGGCAAGCGCCTCAAGGACGGCATCAGGCTGGACGACGGCTTCGCACGCGCGGACCACTTCCGCGTCGTGGAGAACACCGGCAAGAACTATCTCGTCGAGGTCTCCCTCCACGAGGGGCGCAAGCACATCGTGCGCCGCATGCTCTCCGAGGCGGGCTTCCCCGTCGAACGGCTCGTAAGGACCCGCTTCGGACCCATCGCGCTCGGCGACCAGAAGTCGGGCTGGCTGCGCCGTATGACCAACACCGAGGTCGGCATGCTCATGAACGAGGTCGGCCTCTAA
- a CDS encoding tetratricopeptide repeat protein has translation MTDQAVQPAGADGTPGRLPGGSTPGSPPGGTPQVPCGGWHIAGREAELAQMRADLEKAGLHTLSGRPSPHSRVLLIAGRPGSGRTALAEAFAAQTAADFADGVLRARLTEPGGTPVPTERTARELLAALGPDPVPAGADEDELTEALRAELGRRRVLLLLDDVTLPEQVLDLLPDTRDCLVVAVSAGPLRGVPDVRPCTLGGLGRDAAVSLLAARAGAPHRTTVDPRSAELVAEACGHLPAALVLAGGWLAARPKLSVAEAAKQLGESPATDPLERAFGLVAGSLTRTPARVLRMLALAPDGLVDAHTASSLANCPVATARQILDDFLRLGLLRNSTLASGCYAVPRCLDPLLRALLAEHESAEETVLARARMLERTVRRLRACHAVTEPEGSEARKRAAFLPRTVRFASRREARDWLEARRPAILAAARLAVAEGGGRLDGLARRLISALARAFDAHRSQEEAAPELYRLHELVLDVAVRAGLRRERAAALLNLGDLDARTGRHRRALTRYRAALEAARGGEESGTAAASSRARAGSWDPAAAARALESIGSTYEDMGDAERAADWYGRALAHHQIRDDRAAAARLHGRLGAVHTGQGRYDEALRQWRAAAANFRRLGDAGAHARALAEAAGVHERAGRPQETVRLCRQALEVAGDAEDERLRAALLLRLADACERTGDVREGSRHRQTASDLLNSHNLTVDVE, from the coding sequence GTGACGGATCAAGCGGTGCAGCCCGCGGGCGCGGACGGCACACCGGGGCGCCTGCCGGGCGGCAGCACACCGGGGTCCCCGCCGGGCGGCACACCGCAAGTCCCCTGCGGCGGCTGGCACATCGCGGGCCGTGAGGCCGAACTGGCCCAGATGCGGGCCGACTTGGAGAAGGCAGGTCTGCACACCCTCTCCGGGCGCCCTTCCCCGCACAGCCGTGTGCTCCTCATCGCCGGAAGGCCCGGCTCGGGACGTACGGCCCTGGCGGAGGCGTTCGCCGCGCAGACCGCCGCGGACTTCGCCGACGGAGTGCTGCGCGCCCGCCTCACCGAGCCCGGCGGCACCCCCGTACCCACCGAACGCACCGCACGCGAACTGCTCGCCGCCCTCGGTCCCGACCCCGTGCCCGCGGGCGCCGACGAGGACGAACTCACCGAGGCGCTGCGCGCCGAACTGGGCCGCCGCCGCGTGCTGTTGCTCCTGGACGACGTGACCCTTCCCGAGCAGGTGCTCGATCTGCTGCCCGACACCCGCGACTGCCTCGTCGTCGCCGTAAGTGCCGGTCCGCTGCGGGGAGTTCCGGATGTACGGCCCTGCACGCTGGGCGGGCTCGGACGTGACGCGGCGGTGTCGCTGCTCGCCGCGAGGGCGGGTGCACCGCACCGCACGACGGTCGACCCCCGTAGCGCGGAACTCGTCGCCGAGGCGTGCGGGCATCTGCCCGCCGCACTGGTCCTCGCCGGCGGCTGGCTCGCGGCCCGCCCGAAGCTGTCCGTGGCCGAGGCGGCGAAGCAGCTAGGGGAGTCGCCCGCCACCGATCCGCTGGAGCGTGCCTTCGGCCTCGTCGCCGGCTCGTTGACCAGGACGCCGGCCCGGGTGCTGCGGATGCTGGCCCTCGCACCGGACGGCCTCGTCGACGCCCACACCGCGTCGTCGCTCGCGAACTGCCCTGTGGCCACCGCCCGGCAGATCCTGGACGACTTCCTGCGGCTGGGGCTGCTGCGCAACAGCACGCTCGCCTCCGGCTGTTACGCCGTACCGCGCTGCCTGGACCCGCTGCTGCGCGCCCTGCTCGCGGAGCACGAAAGCGCGGAGGAGACCGTGCTCGCCCGTGCGCGGATGCTGGAGCGGACCGTACGGCGCCTGCGTGCGTGCCACGCCGTGACCGAGCCGGAGGGCTCCGAGGCACGCAAGCGTGCGGCGTTCCTGCCGCGCACCGTCCGCTTCGCCTCGCGGCGTGAGGCCCGCGACTGGCTGGAGGCGAGGCGTCCGGCGATACTCGCCGCCGCGCGGCTGGCCGTAGCGGAGGGCGGCGGCAGGCTCGACGGGCTCGCACGGCGGCTGATCTCCGCGCTGGCACGCGCCTTCGACGCTCACCGCTCGCAGGAGGAGGCGGCCCCCGAGCTGTACCGGCTGCACGAGCTGGTGCTGGACGTCGCCGTACGCGCGGGACTTCGGCGCGAGCGGGCCGCGGCGCTGCTCAACCTCGGTGATCTGGACGCCCGCACGGGCAGGCACCGGCGGGCCCTCACCCGGTATCGCGCGGCGCTGGAGGCGGCACGCGGAGGCGAGGAGAGCGGGACCGCGGCGGCCTCCTCCCGCGCCCGTGCCGGGAGTTGGGATCCTGCCGCCGCCGCCCGCGCCCTGGAGTCCATCGGCTCCACATACGAGGACATGGGCGACGCCGAACGCGCAGCCGACTGGTACGGGCGGGCCCTCGCCCACCACCAGATCCGCGACGACCGCGCCGCCGCGGCCCGGCTGCACGGCCGCCTGGGCGCCGTACACACCGGTCAGGGCCGCTATGACGAGGCGCTGCGTCAGTGGCGCGCCGCCGCGGCGAACTTCCGCAGGCTGGGCGACGCCGGAGCACACGCCCGCGCGCTGGCCGAGGCCGCAGGAGTGCACGAGCGGGCGGGACGACCGCAGGAGACGGTGCGCCTGTGTCGTCAGGCCCTGGAGGTCGCGGGGGACGCGGAGGACGAACGGCTGCGTGCCGCGCTGCTGCTGAGGCTGGCCGACGCCTGCGAAAGGACCGGCGACGTACGCGAGGGCAGCAGGCACCGGCAGACGGCTTCTGACCTGCTGAATTCGCACAACCTGACGGTCGACGTGGAGTAG